Sequence from the Mixophyes fleayi isolate aMixFle1 chromosome 4, aMixFle1.hap1, whole genome shotgun sequence genome:
TATACATAGCGGGTGGTCCCTGTCTGCAATCGCTTCCTGCGTTCTCTCTAATGTTCCATTGTAAGGAGGTTCCATTGTGACATCACGGCACTGTGTGTCCATATATGGACAGTTACGTCACTGGAGCTTCCCCGGGCGGAGATAAAAGCAGTCGGAGTCCTGGACAGTGCATCGGGATtcagagaggacaggagagatAATTCATATACCTTCTCCCCGGGGAAAGATCTTCCACTTCTATTTTCCATCCATAGGGCACATCTAATAGCCACACCCACCCGCCCCCAATAATATCCACCTGCCCCCTTCCCTGGGTAGATCTGACAGCAGTACATCAACATCCAGGCTATCTGCCCCCGACACCTGTTACATATCTCATGCATCTTCTTTACGTTTTCCATCCTCCAGATAGATGCGAGATACCCATTATTTCTTACTTGCCCATTCTTAGCTCAGCTTTCTGCCTAGATTGCACATTCCACCATCTTATGGGGTAGTATTTCATATTTTCCCATTTCATCAATTTCATCACTCCTCGCTATTCTTACCCACATCCCTCCATCATTTGTGCCTTTCTGGGGGCAAGGTGGAGGCGCTGCATAGCTTTACGTACAAGGGGCAAATGTGAAACCCATCTCCACCATGAAACACAGTTAGTGCCCCCTCTGATTCCTATTTGGAGGTAGATTTACAAGTGGCTCACAGCAGCAACCAGGCAGAGCTGTTATCAGAGGCAGATTTGGGGATTTCTCTTTACAGAATTTGACACCCATCGCTGCAAGGTGGGGTAACTCAATTAGGCATTTTCTCACCTTGCCTTCTTGGCCGGTGCTATGACCGGGAAGCTGCTGGAAAAACTACAGATTAACATGACGTCCCTTCTACCGGACACACTCTACGCCGATGAGGGGCAAGATCTACCAGGGGGTCTGTCCATTTACTCCGGAGGAGGCAATGAGCAGCACTACTCGACCATGTCTGCAGGTGAGTGAGGGTACAGGTCAGAAGAAGGGTGCGGGAGAACTAGGGTTGTTGGTCTAGGACAGAGgtgggcaacctgtggctcgcAAGCAACTAATAGTCATGCTagaacctgtagttccacaagagctTGAGTGCCACTGGTTGCCCATCTCTGGTCTAGGCTGAATCTGGGAGACATCGGTTTAGGGTAACACGTAAACATTCCAGACATTTGGCGAATGTGTATTAATAATATCGATAGAACCACATGTACTCTGCCTGGACTTCGTGTTGGTATTGAGCTTAGCTTTACGATGTTTCTTACACTGTATCGTTGTCAAGTTTTCTAGCCTTTTATATGTCTGTTGGAATGTTATATTCAGCTTCTTGTTACAACATGGCTGTACTGTATGTCACATAGATTGCGATGTTCCATTCACTCCTAGATAATTATTGCATTTTTATCTGTCTATGGGAATGTATGTGAAACAATACCACAAGTATACTACCCCAAGTACTGAGTGATTCATTCCCCCTGGGCACTGATTATAATGTGATAGCAACCAATTTTCGGTGTGCCGGACTGTCCGAACGCCCTTATCCTAGAGCACAGTGAGCACTATAAAATAAGTGGGACCCATTTTCAGAGTCCAGCTACAGTTCTGTTAGTGATATCATACTTTTGTCCTATGGGATGAGGGTAACCCATCTCCAGGGTGCCTCAGTGCAGTGACTGCTGCTCAATTCCCTCCTCAGACGTTCAAAACGTCACTTTGTGGGGGAAGAAAGTCTTTAAATACGGTTGCGGAGGTGGGGGAGCTCCCAGCCCGGTGTGTGGGGGAGGCAGGCGACTGAGTTGGGAGGTGACACGTGGGGGCAGCTAGTGACAGCTCACAGGATAAAGGGTGAGTAGGTGTATTGAGGGGTTGGGGATTTCCATGTTTAACCCGTTCAAAACCGATGTGACCTGCAGCACTTTCCTAAGCAAAAGGGCTAAATATCAACCACTCTACTTAGTGAGGGGTCTTTAAGGCAAATACGGTGCAAAATGTTTTGCTCCTCGATGTCTTGTTTAATCAAAAAAGATAAATACACTTTACTCACTGTAGCAGGACCAGATCACAAGTTAATTCAATTGTGTTTTACATATGACATTAAACAATTCTTTAGAACACTAGCCGATTCTGACTAATGCATCCAGAACAGGAGCACTGGAACTGTGTTCACTTCTGTTATATAAAACAGATACATTGTCATGGTCAAGGGACAGTTTCTATGTTAAATCAGGAGGACCACTAAACTTAGAAATCAATTTACCTTATATTAAAGCATTTCTAGTTACGCTCAGAAATATATGTCAGCATTTCATTGCAATCTTTTGGAACAATTTGACATGTACCACTGTGCAAACCTGCACAGATCACAATGGAAGTTGGCTGCATGCGCTCCTCCTGTTATCTCTTTGGAGTCAGCAGATGACCTAGACCCTCTAATGGGGGAAGACATAGAATCTGGTACTTCATTCTGCCATATCAAAGTCATTGTTTAGTATGTGGACACACACTCTACAGTAGTTAGTCAGTCTGGTCCAAAATGGCAAATAGGCTGGCAAAATCTGCATGTGTCCCCCAAATCCTTATTGGGCTATCAGCTATGAACTGGCTCAGTCCTGTACCTCCCATACTTTACTTACACCTTTCTGCCTTTGTCCATTCCACCACATAGGGGCTCTTCAATAACACAGTGCAAAGTGCACAAATGTGCTTTAATGcttgaggtctatttatcaaagtgagaaaaagactatggggcacatttatcaacataaaaaatagttttcaatccttatcgtattgataaggatttaactatttctcatattgattaaaaaatctccacagtagcagcagtcatgaaaaactgctgttcctgtgaagttacAAACTTACCTTTCCACTGCCTCTTCCTTCCCGAAGCTGCTGTGCGATCCATAGAAGTCTTGTGCGCATGCTCTGTCTGAAAACTTCTCTGCACTTCACTGTTGCAGAGAGCGGAGTGTAACGGAGGGATAATGTGATCCCTCCACAGatgcgctgtaaagctctgctcttcggagcagagctgaacggtgctgaaaaatagcagaaatggtaatgtacgtcagcctgagctggtgtacattaccgtatgtgttaaACCATTTCTAttcattgttaaattgcggtacatagcagtccccatagacatctatgcaGACTGCTATGTATTCCgaaaaaagtgcaaagcagcagatatctatgatatctgctgcgttgCACTGTTGATAGATGCGGAAAATACTTCAATTGGCGTCTATTCCCCAAAAACTGCTAGCTTCAGGGAATAGACGTCAattgaaggtttaataaataggcccctaaatctggcgaaaatgggatttttatcagagatagggcttctccttATCTATTAAGGGTTAACTCCAGCAACAGCTTCTCCatgctttatataataatatcagGTGGTACATGCACAGCTGcaatccttcagtttctctgcacATGCCTGAGTCGGCTAGCCTGGAGACTGGCCTGGCAAAGTGGTAAGACATACCGCTACCGACCAGTATCTccgggcagctgagtatcactcttCTTGGTAAATTGTGATAACTGATTTTTTATAGATGCGATAAGCTGCAATAGAAAATCATCCTTATCTCCacagattaataaataggccccttagcaACGAATCAGTTGTTCGCTTTCATTTTCTGTGCTAGGAAAATgacagcatctgattggttgctatgggttacatcacATTTGTACATGTTGCACCATGATATTAAAGAAGCTCCTTACTGCCTCACCTAACTTGTAACCTAACAAACTCAATTCACTTTTATGACAAATTAATTACATACAATGttgattatttttacttttatttttttaaagtaatataaAGCACATCGACGTGTATTCATTTATGAAGTAACATTTAATTTCTTAGAAACAATGGAAGCATTAATTTTATGGGCTGAACTCATATCATTTACTATTTAACTTAACTTTtgcatagcaccaacatattatgcagcagatTACAGAAAATTATTCACAtcactcccatagattgtaagcttgtgagcagggttctcttacctctctgtctgtattacccagtattgttttattaatgtttgttcccaattgtaaagtgctacggaatttgctggcgctatataaataaatgttgatgatgatgatgatgatcactccCGTCCCCAGTGTAGCTTGCAGTCTAGTTTCTGCTACATTAATTAGAACCTACCACTGTCTTTTTGGACAGTTGGATGATGCTAGAATACCGGGAggtaacacacacaaacagagcagAACATAGGAACATCTGGTTGGAAAAGATACAATGGCCCAGCGatgtaaggcagcaatgctaaccatcatgccactgtgctgcccaacttaTAACAGTACAGAATATCTACTCACTTGAAGTCTTCAAATAAATTAAACGGAAATCAATGTCAAAGCTGAACCAGGGGTCCTGAAGCAAATAATATTAGTACATACTCATATACTGTatttgtacatatatgtatatatttgtttataatgAGCATATCAGAAtggaagatatttgagataaagcTGTGATCGTGTAGGGAGTTTTTTCTTGTGCACACACAGCAGGTTTCCAGCCAGGAAAGTCACCAAATGACACTGGCATCCCTCTGGGAGCCACACAATTATTTTGATTgaattatcttatttttattttattttgtttggagAAAAGAAAACACCAAAAATAAAACCAACATTGGAAGTTATTTAGGAGAAGCAAAAAGGCCAAAGGAATGCATAAAATTCCTTGTAGTGTCACTGTACTCCGCAATCTGCGCAGGAGTGCCTAGATCCCCACCACAGCAGCGGAAGAACATAAGTTGGGAGGAGATAAATAGGTGGAGCAAGACGCTCCCTGCCGACAGACACAGAGGTGCTCTTAGTTTCCATACCTTCCAATGGCCCTGATTTGTGAGGGACATCCCAATTCGTGGACTGCAAAAAGAGGCGGGCTTAGCAGGAAAGTGGCGGTGTCTGTACGGATTGTGGGCGGTGTTtatggattctaaatgttgggagctgTGGTTGTGCTGACTcagttttcattttgtagagtaCGATTATCTAAATAATATATTGGGTGTAGAGGTCACTTTTTTTGCAGTGTTCCTTGCTTTGCAAAAGTTTTGCATCAGCTCTGAGCTGCTGGAgacctggggtatatttactaaactgcgggtttgaaaaagtagagatgttgcctatagcaaccaatcagattctagctattattgtagaaggtactaaataaaatggtaactggagtctgattggttgctataggcaaaatctccatttttcaaactagcagtttagtaaatatacccctaaggtctcatcctatacttttaataggtCACATCTTGTGCCTTGCAGTTGCATTTTGGCATAAAAATAAAGTTCTAGCCACACTTAGCCCAATGTAGAAAAACACTTAGAACACACAAAAGTGCCGCATGTAACATCCCTgttgattgtaagctctttgttAATACATGGTCTTGTTCTATCActgtgtttatccccaattgtaatgTGCTGTGGAGTATGTTGCCAccatataaacaaatgttaataaataaggtAGCCCGCTGTGCCCTCTTTCTGATTAATTGAAGCCATAAATAAgattaaactgagcagtattttattaAAGTGATCGGAGAGAgaactttgatgtgatgtttatacTATTGTTCAGTGCCCCTCTCCAGGATTCTCCATCTCCCCACAAATCTAGGAGAAAATCTAGTTGACAGATGCATCTCCTGAGAGCGAGGAGTAGGCGTCTACCTTGAAATGCGCTGTGTGGACCAGTGCAAAAATCAAGGCAATGTGCTAACTAAATGAGGCTCAGTGTGCTTAACACAGTGTATAGAacacacttttgtgtgtttttgtttcacATTTGTTTGCAGTTTCCATTCATATAAATTTCAGTGAAACCCCAGAAAAACTGCCCAAGCCATAATGCTGGAAACTCAAGAAAGGCAAAAAGCAAATAAAGGACAACTAATGCAATAAAACAAACTAAGAACAGACATTCCATGGTATAGCAAATATAAACATAATGTAAAACATCTCTaattctataaatgatggaaacTTTTACATGTATTTTTGTGAATTTTAGTAGCAGCTCTTTCATATGATACTACTTGTATTGTAAAACTAAGTCAGTATTTCAGGCCAAGTTGCTACAATTGGAAATAAagtgaaaatgtttattttacagatAAAATGTTATTTCTGAAGTGAGAAACTGATCTCATTGGTCTCTTGTCCACCCCACCTGAGCTGCATTCAGCTACCTGGTAAACAGAACACCAATGCCAACTGGAATAGGAATCAGTTACTCCTATGGgaaatgtgtacacacacatagGAACAGAAGCAGAGTGGAATATACGCCAGTTTGCATTGTGTATCTTGCATGAATTCACCTATGCAAACTTATGTGATTTCTGGCACTTAAGCCCACACCTGCGCCTGAAAGGTGGGGAGCGAAGGGGCGTTCTAAGGTTGACCAAGTACAGTAAAGTTGTGTTTATGCAAATGTGGCTTATGCAGACCTGTAGAAACACGTAcataggagacgtatcttttttACAAATACACGGTGGTGATGATGACTTGTTGTAGACCAGGCACATATGCTGGCGATGAGGAGGTGGATGcatcttgaaaacatttttacGCCCATATTGCCAACCACATTTTGCATCAGCCCCAGAGGGAACGCTGAGGGGACTGCTACTTGTATTTTATTAGAATCATAGTCCTTCAAGCCTTTACATGGTTGCCTTATGTGCTTCTTCATTGAGATAAATGCTACCTATTCCAATTGTTAAAGCTGCTTTCACCATGCAGTTGGATGCAACTCAGGTGGGACAACACCCAGCTCTATGTGTGCACAGCTATATTCTCCGATCATAACAGACCATTGTGAACACCATACATTCCCATCATGACCTAGAACACTTGGTCCAGAAAACTGGTCAAACACTTTTCCATTTTATCTTCATTTGTTTTCCTTCTGTAGAAACTTTGATTTAAGCAATGATAATGAAAGCATCTTCAACATGAATTAATTTAGCGCATTAGAAAAACAGGCTCCAACCTTGTGTACAGGAAATGGTTCATGTTGGAACATACAGTATGTGTGGCAGTAAGGAGTAAGTGGAAATGTTCTTTGTGAGGAGTACAAGCTAATTCTGCTGAATGGGCTGAGTTGGGTCCATCAGGAAATAAAGTCACTTTCCTCATGCTTTCTTTAAAGGGCCATGCATCTAGCAGTGTCCATTTAAGTCCTGTAGTTCTCCAGAGCTTGCATCTACTACAGTAGGCTGGATTAGTAGTGAACCATACTAGAAGACATTAGTGACTTGAGTAGTAAAGCTGATTCTTTGTGCTATCACTGAATTACCCGTAACTGCAGTTTTTCTCTGACATCTGGTGCTATGGAGATACATTAGAGCTCAGTAACTCCCTCAGTGCTGGGGATATTGTTGTAGAGCTCAGAGGCATTGTACAGAGCAGCAATGATTACATTATTTCCTAAAGTGGTATTTGAGTAACACAACTTGGTATAATAAGGAAGAACATAGAATGTCATGTATAGCTAGAGAAAAAAACATGGCACAGAAGGTCCTGTTCCTGAGCTCCTACAATGTATAGATATTTTCTGATAATGTGTGCACCACCCTGTAAGATGATCATTATGATAAGTTTCTGCATTGATAACCTATGTGATAACAAGCTCAGAATTGTGTTTGGAGAAGTCAGTGTTACAACACCAGCAGTGTTTACATCTAAGTGCCttactctctctttctttctcccttCAGATAACGTGATGGATTTAGGTTTGACCAATGACAAGACCTCCCAGGACCTCTCTTATACAGGTACATTCCAGCCAGGCAACAAGACTGTCACATACCTGGGCAAGTTCTCTTTTGATTCTCCCTCCAACTGGTGCCAAGAAAACATCATCAGCTTGATGAGCGCAGGTATTCTTGGTGTACCAACATCCCAATCACAAAATGCCGGTGGAGGAGGAAGTGGTGGAAGCAGCGGAGGCATCATGGGGCAGACACAAAGTGATGTGGAGTCTATGTTCCACAGTCTTCCACCTTATTCTAGTTGTGGGGACCTTTACCATGATCAGGTGGGCTTTCAAGGAGGTGGTATGCCCCCGTACTCCTCACAGGAGTACCCATCATCTAAACAAAGCTTAGACTCTAGTGTGTTTCCAATGATACCAGACTACAACTTGTTTCACCACAACACAGAGATACCCACAATAGATCAAAAGCCATTCCAAAACATGGAGGCCATGCGGGTCAATCCACCACCCATCACTCCACTGGAAACCATCAAAGCTTTCAAGGAGAAGCAAGTTTTGCCAAGCTTCGGGGGTATGAGCCATCAACCCCCCCTTACCCTTAAACCCATTCGCCCACGAAAGTATCCCAATCGCCCTAGCAAGACCCCACTTCATGAGAGGCCTCATGCTTGTCCTGCTGAGGGTTGTGATAGGCGCTTCTCACGCTCTGATGAGCTGACCCGCCATCTTCGTATCCACACAGGACATAAGCCCTTCCAGTGTCGCATCTGCATGCGGAGCTTCAGCCGCTCCGACCACCTAACTACCCACATCCGCACACATACAGGGGAGAAGCCCTTCGCTTGTGACTTCTGTGGACGCAAGTTTGCACGCAGTGACGAGAGGAAGCGACATGCCAAGATCCATCTCAAACAGAAGGACAAGAAAGGAGGGGATAAAGCAGTCTGCTCACCCTCTGTTGCTGGGGTACCAGCAGTTACCACATGCGCTTGAGTTCTCACCCAAGTTGACTTTTCCCTGAGGGGATTGGAGAATGCATTGTGCAGTGTACCCACCTTCTTTGTGAAATGGCGCCCTGCAGACCATTACGCTATACTGATTATTCAGCTGTAGCTCATTTACGGGAgacctgcagagcatttctcccctAAATTGTTTACTGCCAGtgatctgcagagcattgctcaaCTTTCTAGCTCAATTGCAAAAAATACATCATTGCTACTCCTTCAAGTTCCATTTTCGGAGCATGAAATCATCACACTCCTGCTGAAGACATTATCATCACCCCTTAGCAGTCTAGATACATATTCAGAATATCCCTTTCCctactgcagagcattgctccaTCTCTCATGCAGATCATCTCTGCTCCAGGCTACACCCAAACTGCAATTTACATGACTCTGACTTGTACAGCCTCACTCCATATTCCTAATCCTATTTCACATGCTGGAAAGATGAGAACAAGGGTCTCAGGGTACATAGGATTTGGGGAAGCTGAATCCTTAAAGTTTGAGGCAGGGTCGCTTATTTGCTGCTATGGCAAAAATATTCTGCTGCTATGTCCAAATGTTACACCCTCACGTGCCTGCTGTCCTCGTCAGGTCCCTTCCCTCCTTTATATTTATCCGTCACTCTTTTCATCCTCGTCCTGCATCATTATCTCTCTAGTTTCACATCTGAGTCTTTACATTTCCTTTTCTTTCAGAGGTTTTCTCGTCTTATCATTCTCTTGCCTTTCCATCCCCCTCcgctctgtctctttctctcccGTACATGCTCCCCCCTGATTTCTTTTCAACGTCTGTCACACAGTTTTATTAGGGAAAAAAACAACTACAGCttgagtcagtgtgtgtgtgaaaatgtGTGTGCATGGTTACATATGAT
This genomic interval carries:
- the EGR3 gene encoding early growth response protein 3, coding for MTGKLLEKLQINMTSLLPDTLYADEGQDLPGGLSIYSGGGNEQHYSTMSADNVMDLGLTNDKTSQDLSYTGTFQPGNKTVTYLGKFSFDSPSNWCQENIISLMSAGILGVPTSQSQNAGGGGSGGSSGGIMGQTQSDVESMFHSLPPYSSCGDLYHDQVGFQGGGMPPYSSQEYPSSKQSLDSSVFPMIPDYNLFHHNTEIPTIDQKPFQNMEAMRVNPPPITPLETIKAFKEKQVLPSFGGMSHQPPLTLKPIRPRKYPNRPSKTPLHERPHACPAEGCDRRFSRSDELTRHLRIHTGHKPFQCRICMRSFSRSDHLTTHIRTHTGEKPFACDFCGRKFARSDERKRHAKIHLKQKDKKGGDKAVCSPSVAGVPAVTTCA